One Mastomys coucha isolate ucsf_1 unplaced genomic scaffold, UCSF_Mcou_1 pScaffold7, whole genome shotgun sequence genomic window, GCCTAAATTCCCCATTCAGGAGAGAGTACAGAAATCTTTGTTTCCTCAAAAGCTGTCCTCTCATATACAGAAGGAGCATTTTCACCTTTTGTCATGTGTCAGCTGCACCAGCATGTATGGAGACACCATCATACAGGGCACAGAGGGAGacaagtgaccttgaactcatctgTCAAGATAACCAATGGTGCTTTCTCTTCAAGAACAAAATGACAATTTTATCACTTCTAATCTCAAGCCTGCACACTTATTTACATCACTTTGCATCTGGGATAGGAAGTGCTTCCTAGGAACCAGAATGAAAATACATAGGGCCATTCTTGGGTACACACAAGTTTTAGAAGTGTACTTGAAGTTTTATAATGAGTGAATATTGCTTTAGAAATAAGGccaaggcgggggtgggggtggtgagggGACATTGATATTTCATGTCCAATAAGATACTTAATGTGCAGGAATGAAAAATCAGGTAAAGGGAAGACCTTCACTACTGATGGGCACAGGTAGAATAAGCTTATCCTGCTCCATGTTTGGGACTTGCTCAAGAAACAGAATTCCCAGTGCTACACATCATTTATTCTACTTCTAACAAGGGATTTAAGAAAGTGAAGGAAGAAACTTGTTAAGAAGCTGATCCCCTCCCAGTTGAGAAACTGACACTTTGTGAACATGAAAATAAGTCAGGAGATGCAGGAAGCTTGGTACAGAGAAACTTCACTGATTATTCATTTTCTCAcctcacttccttcctctcaAAATAATGAAACACTGAGGTAGAAATAACTTCTGAGCAAAACAGATGCTGTAactgtgggagagagggaagctgTACTTCAGGGACTGAGGCCCTGCCGTGGCCTTCCTTCCCCATGACACTGTGATGACATGAAATCTGAAGTCTACAGACCTGATGTGAGCTAAGAGTCCCACAGATCCAGGAAATGGAAATATGACCTGGCAAGTGTCACCTTCCCAGAGCTGCTCCAGAGTCTGTCTGCACCACAGAGGTCCAGGCACAGAGTACACACAACTGTGCCATGGAGAGATTCATTAAAACTAAAGTCTCTCTCTGACTAAGCCAGGGAGAATTTGAGAGGATCTTTGAGACTTGGGTCCTCTACTTCTGACTCTGACAAGGCTGGTCCCTGGCTTTAGAAAGATCAAAGGAGATAAGTTCCTGGAGATACAGAAATGGGGCAAAAAACGCTGAGGTATTGCTATCCATCCTACAGCTGAAGTCATGACAGATGGGTCTTTGCCTAAGGTTatcattttacctttttttttttttaagtaatcaaTATATAGGAAATGTTTAAAAGTCTACCAAAATGTTggaggacaggacaggaactcagcaGGGATGGAACCTGAAAGCAAGAGCTGGTACAGAAGGTATGGAggtgtgctgcttactgacttgcttcctaTGGCTTACTCAACCTGCTTCCTTATAAATCTCAGGACCACAAACCCAGTGATGGCATCACTCACCATGGGTTATACATCCCCCAATGGGTTATACATCCCCCATTGATCATTTATTGAGAAAATACCTGACAGTGGGATCTCATGGgaatattttctcaactgaggttctttcCTTTCTGATGACCTCACTTGTGttaagttgatacacaaaactagccagtacaactgaccacTTGTAAACTTGATATACAAACCCATCACTATTAAGCCgcaacttttctttcttattcatctccaagagctaacattaaaaacaaataagcttTAAAAGTTacacagtctttaaaaattcaaacacattaaaattttgatTACTTTAAAATAGTCAATCTCTCTAAAAATCCTAAATCTCTTCTAAAAGTTCAAGGTCTTTCAGGTATGGGCTcctataaacaataaaaagtaaattaaataccttcttcaagagggaaaaataaagacacagtCACAATCTGAACCAATCAAAACTAAACTCCAGCAGAACAAATAACCCAAtgttcaatgtctgggatccacacatgatctccTGGAATCCTCCAGTGGTCTTGGATTTCTTCTCCAGCTTTGCCATCTGTAGCACAAATAGCTTATCTTCTAGGGTCCAGCTAGTTTCAATCTACTGCTGCtcctgttcttggtggtcattccatggtactggcatctccaaaatgctcgAGTCTTTCACTGCAACTAGGCTACAcattcaccaatagcctctcataggccctcttcatggtaccaagcctcaaccTCTTTGCAATGACCCATTTGTGCCTGGGCCTTCAACTATCACTGAGGCTGCAACTTCACCATTGGTcattcctggcctctcacagtgccaaccTTAGCTGTTCTCTATTAcctcttcatgtcttcaaaaccagtactacctgtgtcactcttatacattaccaagtctgaCTACCACCATGAGGTTCacccttggctatctctggaacacagcttttttGGGCTCTCAacaaacactttccagaagattttacctaggtgatgctggtctcttcttaattaccaCATATTTCTTAGCTCcatctaaccagcatcaattgtcccaataatacaaaggtttcactttagtagttctggtatcttgttcaTCACAGCAGAGTCTTCAGCCCTACCTATCAAGAACAAAGGCATCTTAAATCAAAATAACAACTGGCCCTTATAGTCTTTCACCTTCACTTTGAAAAGTCACAAGCCAGGCTTCTGctctgctctcaacattcttaccTTCCAAGCTCCTATAGAACATCTTACAGATGTCACaatactcaatggcttttctagtccAAAATTCCAAAGTTTTTTCACAACCTTTTTCAAAGTATAgccaggtctgtcacagcaataccttACTACACTGGTACCAAATGGTTTTGGTGATGATGTTTTGTTGGAGCAATAAACCCTGACTACATCTAGTTTCAGagctttttttaaaaggctttaaaGTATCTAACATAGAGAACCAGACCAAACAGGAACTTTCTATGTCAATCATTGAGGTCTGACTCAAAATAAAGTTATATAAGAACCTAGGATGGGCTGAAGAGCAATGTGTTCAGCATGAACCATGACAGCATTAAGAATAGGAAGGAAATACATGGCAATTGATAAAATGTGAGCCAGGACAGCCTGAAATTTGGTAGCTTAAATTGGTGCTATTCTGGacttttctttggaaattcagaATTGAGTCTAAGTTAAAATGGATTTGTAGttatattcagaaaataaataaaactaaggaaATGTTATATTAAAGCTATTGTAAATCTAAATGAGTATAAgcaacagaattttaaaacatagaatTCATAGTAGTTTTATcaactaatttcattttcttctcttcatagATTTTGTtggcaaaagaataaaaatataaacacaactCCTACAGTGATTTTTGCCTGCAAAACCTTTCATAATATTTGAACACATGATGACTGAAAAATGGGACATGAACCTACTGATCCAGGCATTCTGCTACATGTGGATGTGAATGCCTGCAATTTCAAGATTGAAGGtgtgaagagaggaaggggagggcatAGGAAAAAGACGGAAGAAGAGAAGTaggagctagaaagatgactcTACCAGTAATGTGCCTACTGTGCATGCATGAGAACCTAGgacccacataaaataaaattagactgTATAAATCTAGCAATGTAAAGGTAGAGGTCCTGGTAGATCGCTTTACAGCCAGTACACCCAATCTATGAGCTCTgagagtgaccctgtctcaaaaaccaagatgtAGAGGCCAGGTGAGATGTCTTATCAGGTACTTGccacaaacctgatgacctgagttcagtcctaggGATCCAAACAGTGTAAGAAGAGAACTAATGCGCATAAGTTctactctgacctccatgtgcatgccatatatacacacaaatgtaattgtaaaaattaaagacaatgtTGAGAGTCATGGCAGAAGATGACACCTGATATCAACCTTCGTATTTATGTGGacctaaggaaagagagaaagaaagagagaaagtaaacCTTTAGCAGGAAATGAATAAGGTCAAACCTAGGCACATAATAAATtgctaaaaattaaaacaataaattaagaTTTTGAAAGTGTTCTAAGGGAATAAGAcacaacttataaaaaaaaaacccatggatTCTCAAATAACACTGGAGTTTTCACAAGCCACTgtgaattttatataaaacttgCTTACATTGATCATATTTTATCTTATGAAGCCTTTACTCATATTGGTAGGGCACAGTGAAAATTTACACCTCTAAAAACTAATGTTGGgtgaaagatgtctcagtgggttgTCTGCACAATGACACCAGTAGCATGTCAGCATGGATGGAACTGGGGAAATTTTCACAAGgcatcaccatagatgaagagtTACTTGTAatggaggaggggggatggaaaTTGTGGAAGTATAGTacactcatgtatgaaattctcaaagaaagtttttaaaagagagtGAAGGAGAGCAAGGGAAAAGAGGCTCAATGGCCTGGGCTGCTCCTGGCAGAGCTGTGGGCCCACACCAGATCCTAGAAGGAATcttctgaaaatttaaaacaaaactaacaaaaggaAATTTGGATGCCTGTCTTCAAATCACAGTGCATTAGTAGTTCACTGCTTTACATATGGAACCATCTTTTCATAAAATACCACTTTTGGAGACTGCATGGGATTGGAAATCATAGTATCTTCAGAGGGCACTTAGATGTGCTcaggcctgcacacacatgagcaggCACTGGAGCGGGAGGTTGTAGGTGGGAAATGAAGAAGGGATTGGGGTTTCACAGCACTCACAATCATGGTTCAGAGCCGCCAGCAACATCAGTGCTTCTCCCAGTTCTCAGAAAGCTGCCTCTTGTTTCCTGCTGACTCTGCAGGAGGCAGTTTGTACAAAATTAACAAAGTAAAGAGAGAAAAGCACCAACGAAAGTGTCACCCCATTTTAGGTGAGGGGACCTGTGTGCTGAGCACTAGATCAAGTCAGGATCCAGCTGCCTCACTTCCTTCTGAGATATCATTATTGACAGCTGCATGTCCCAGGCACCTGTCAGGGCTGGGAGAAAGGTGACACACTCTATCGCTAGGGGACAGTGACATTCCCTTCTCGGCTGGGAGGAGGGTAGCATGCTCTTCTTGGATGCAGTGCAGTCAAACCATAGTTTGCCTGTACATTTGTTTACTTCATAGCCTTTTCTTGACTGTGAATGTGGATGTGTCTCTACAAATAAGGTCCTCTGCTGACCCATGCCACTTCAGTAGCTATCCTTCCAAGGCTGTTACATCTGTGTGACATCATCAGCTGTCCTGCCTCGCTCTCAGCTCTCCCCACCCTGCACATACTCACCCATCTGACTTGTCCTCCTCTATCAGGTTCCCATCCAGTTACCACCTGGATGAGGAGGACCAAGGATCCTAAACACAGTTGTATAGAAGTGGGAAAGTCCGGTATAGACATTTCAGTTATTGCTTGTTGTCTCATTTCACACACTTCTATGAATGCGATTAAACCCTAATTAATGCTGAGGTGACTCCTAAGACAGAGTAATGGAGTAATTGTTGAGGGAGAGGGATGGCTATACTTCAGGGAGAGATCCTTTAGAGCCACCCTTCTCGGGGATAGCTTTGTAACTGTGACAACTGAAGTCCCAGAGACAAGTTATGACAGCCGAGGCTCTAAAACGTTAGGTACAAATGCAGTTCCAGGAGACTCACCTTCCAGGACAAACTCAGAACCTGACTGCACCACAGCTGCTGCCTGTACCACAGCTGCTGCCAAGGTGGGTAGACCTGGAGCTCTCTGGTTTACACAAGTGCCAAGTGAATTTCCCATGGAAGCAAAAATGTTAATCTCTTTTGTAGTATGCCAGGGGGCTAAGAGAGAGCTTGAAAGACTTAAGACCTTCCCTCTACTGCCTATATCTAAATTTACGTGactgagccaaaaaaaaaaaaaaagatcatttccaGCACCTGTCACCCACCATTGCTTGAGTATCTCTTTCTAAGTCTAAGATCATGTATCTTTAGAGAAATCTGGGATCTTGTCATAGGTCCTCATCAtatgatttattttgaaaaatagaaagatGTCTGCGTCTCTGGTCAGAACTCAATTTGATTTTGGCCTTAATTTGTACCTAAATCATGGTTCTGTTGCCTGAATTAGTCACATACATTTCTTTCACTTGATGTTTGGTGTATCATAATGTTTTGAATGGACCATCTtgcactttttattattttcctaagtCTCATGTGCATTTTGTTTAAATTGAAGGTATTATTTGTGCATCCATCCCTAACATCTCCCTATCTCTGTGCATATTAGTACACATATGCAAATCAGCTTCACGTGTTACATGCCTGTTTCTTAACGGCTCTATTGTCAAAAAgttgttcttttgagaattcttatTGTTCTACCAGGCCGTTTGTTTAGTATCATTTGAGGGTACCTCCCTAAATTCAGCCCAGTATTGTGTCCAAGGAGCTCTAATCTTCTACTTATTTAAGGCTCCAGAGCCTGGGATGGGTGTATTTACCTGTCTCTCATGTGATGTGTTGTCTGGTATATCATGCATGGAGGTGAAAGCAAAGTTTCTCTTCTAAAACAGTTTGCTGTAGTGTTTCAAAGCAATTTGGAGAGCCGGGGTGCAGTTCAGAGGTGGGATGCTTGTCTTGAATGTATGAAGCATGAGATTCAACCCCTAGGGCTgccgaaaagaaaagaaactgagacaatATTTATGGCAATCCTTGTCCCTCTCTTCTCTTAGATTGTTCACTTTTATTCCATGGTAATGAAAAGTAACTTCTTGTGTATCTCAAGTTAATAATAAATCTGATTCTGGGCTATGGACAGTTGGTAAGATGAGAgagctggaaaaataaaaaggcaagaaaaaaataacacataagATAATATTTGATTAGTATGTAGGGGCATAAAGGTATATGGAATGATAAAATACTCATTTTACAGTCCAGATGTTCTACTGAAATTGGATGTGTTACGTAATGCTCACTACATGAAAGATTTCGAGTTGGGGAAGCCTTTCATAGTGCACTGGCGCAGCCTTTACTGTCACCACTGGTCAGAAAAAACATAGATCAAAAGGCAGCAATTGATGTGCTACAAGCCAGGGGCTACCTACTAACAAGCAGCGAGGCAGCTGTGTTGCCAGAAACATTCAGGATGGAATCTGAGGCACATGTTTAATAATGAGAAGGCAATAAAGTCCAGGAGATCAAAAAGGCAACCCAGGAAGACTTGTAGACTATCTAAACATTCAGAATGCAGGCTAACTGCAAAATCCTACTGATAAGCTCAGATACCCTGATGTTTTTGATTCCCAAGAAATAGTCCACAGTCTTGTGTGATTTCATAGCCAAGTGTCCTGTAATAGTTTCCtctgagattcaagcattccATGCTTCAGGGAAgctctttaaggaaaaaaagtaaagaagtaCAATAGCTACAGATAATCCCTAGAACTGACTAGGTAGATCTACTAGGGTCCTTTCTGCCAGAAGAGACAAAACAAGCTGCTAGTCCTTTTCAGATTCAGCTaactgtaccaaaaaaaaaaaaaaaaaaaaaaaaaaagcactcaggAAACTCAAGTTGCAAAGAATACTTAACACCAAACCAGCTGCCTGGGCGAAGCAGAAACCAGGGGAAGAGGCTGGTGCCACAGTCCCTTGGAAAGGGCACTCTCCGAGCTGTTGAGCTggctgcaggctgtgcagtgtcctccagattttccagcttttgtgagctgtgaCTCATGCTGGAGTAGGTCTCAGTAATGCAGGTGTCCTTTGAGTCATCCTGTAAGCAACCCCTCAGCCATACTCTTGTAAGTAACTCCAAGGAAACGGCTTTGTTCACCAACTTAGACTTTTGTGTTATCAGTGCTTTGCTCTTCCTTGGATCTCTATCTGGGGTGAGTTACATCTCCCCAGCAAAAGTCCTGTCACACCACGGTGAGACCCCCTCACtgatgtgaaaaaataaaatcatcaagtAGACGTGATAACACAtccagtaatcccagcatttgggaatgAAGGCAGAAGGATTTTGAGTTTAAGTTTATCCTCAACTACATattaaattcaaggtcagcttggattacttgagaccctgcctctaaataaaaagacagacagaaagaagtatGCCAATAGATAGGTGATAgtgatgatagataggtagatagatagatagatagatagatagatagatagatagatagatagatagatagatgataaataacaAAAACTTCTCTGTGATTTAAGTCTGAGAGTCAGTTTGTCATTTAAGTCTGAGGTTGTTTGATCATGATCAAAACAACCCACTACTAACCAGATTctcaacaaagacaaaagcaaaacagacttCAGTGATATCAGAGTTTGTACCAAATTCATGCAGCAGCTACAGAATGCCATCAAAATTTGTGTCTGCTGAACACATCTAGCCGTGAAACCCCAATCTGCTTATACAAGAAATGATTATTGGGATCCCCAACTCATTCTTTGTCCTTATTTCAAAACAGCCAGTAACTAATAGCTTTTCCCTGATCCACCTAGATCAACACCAACTCACTGTGAATTTGTCCAGGATGCCTTAGCTGTCCCCAAAGTCACTCTGTGAGAGCTCAGACCTCGGCTTATGACCCTCCCAAACAGTGTGTGGTGGTGTTCCTCTGAAACGTGCAGTcttgattattttgatttttcaggcTAGAGACTTCTTCCTGGATTTTTGACGTCGGCTTTAACTGTCGAATCCTGTCAGCAAAAGTTAGAAATTTCAACTTAGTATTAACGACTGTATGATACCACTGAATATTTTTAGCGGTGAAATGACACAGTCAGTTTACGGcttataaataaatctctgggaaACTATGTTATAGATTATCAAAGATTTAAGACTTGGACTCTGAAAAGAACTCTGAATATTTTGGTACTCTAAATGCAAGATCAAAAGGAAGAGTGATGCTATGGAAGTTGAAATGTGGCCAAATCTGTGAGAGGTCTACACTGAAACAACTGTGTTTCTCACATGTCTGTTGGTGCTgtagagaacagagacagagaagcatgTACCCTGGACATTTGTCACTTGATAATGAGGATTTGATAGGGTGAGatgaaacaaagacagagacattCTGGTTGGCAGAATTTGGGTTCAGTTCAGCTATGCAAAGATTGACTATAAGTGAAACATATAAAGGTTTCCACAAGTTTATTGGATTTAATACtatgaaaaattatataataataataataataataataataataataataataaataataataaataataataaactcacTAGACcatattgaaatttttaaatactgAACCCAAAAACAGAATTTGGGACTAGTGAAATGACTTACAGAGTCCCACCCatcctcaaggaaaaaaaaaatctccactaTTGAACAAGTTTTGATTTTCCCCATATAGCTGAAAAAAATTATGATATGAAATGTGTTTGCAGATACATATTATCATTACTGGTAAACTGTTTTAAAAGGTGGATTCTGGAACCAAGTATTCTGActgtgaagaaagaaaccaggagttCAAAGGTCATACCCATCAGGGGAACAGTCGAATCTTTCTGACAGAACTAGGTACCACAGCAAACATCTGTTTTGTGACTTCTCTTTGACTGGGGGCAAAGTGCTCAGAAGAGGCCTATACTCACTCACATCCACTTAGCTCTTACAAATACCATAATGTTGTTTTCAGCTTCACAGATGACATAGGCTGCAAGATTGTTATAATTTTTagaatgtatttgtgtatttatgtgtatggtgctctgcctacatgtatgtttgtacaccaGCAGTCCACAATACCTAAGGAGATGAGGGGATGCACCAGATAATAGAACTGGGAGTACAGTTAggtgtgagccatcgtgtgggtgctgagaaccaaaccaggATCGTAAACAAGAGAATGGGGCTTAACTGCTGCCCCATCTCTGCTGCCTCCACAGAACTGTTATTCACATGAGCAGTGTAGCTGGAAGCCTTTCTGTCTGCACAGGCTCACTCCCCACAGTGGTGCGGGCCATTGCCGTCTGGTCCTGGACCTTCCATTTTGGGAAGTCTTACACTGAGATCTGCATGGCATAAATtttgtctctgttcttcctttgtGTTCTCAAATTCTGCATCAGCCTGGACATCTTCAATATTCCATCAAAAGTGCCAGAATTAACACAACAAATTAACAGTGTTTGAAATTCTTTTCTACAATATCATAAGATGAACAGCGTTTTCCTCATAATATTGAGAGCTACTGTGCTTTAGTGTGTTTAACGTTCCTTCTCTAGAGAATAACTttgtaatattaaatatatccatacatacacataaacacgcacacacacaccacacatggtttttccagacagggtttctttgtgtacctctcactgtcctgcaactcactctgttgacTATGCTTGCTTCAagcccagaaatcctcctgcctctgcctcgagtgctgtgattaaagatgtgcaccaccacacccagcagtaATATTCAGTATTTATGACAACTGACTTGTTATTTGGTTATCATCCCTTTCCTGCTGATTCTCAGAAATGGACACATGGCTGAATGCTGGCCTACTCAGGAGGAGGCAGACTTTGCTGCGACTGGTTCACTCATCTCTTGGTAAGCAAGTTAGTAACAACTGTTAGTTCTATCATGCTGTGTGGAAAGGAAAAGCAGTTTGCAGTAGCTTTAGTTCTCAGGCAGCAGTCTTAGTGCCCTgacacaaaggaaggagaaaactagAGAGGTTACAGAAACCTCATTCTCCATCCTGCACCACCATAAAGTGGATTAATAATTCTGCTGTTTATGAGGCTGCTCATTCATTACCACAATTCAAGTAGCAGGGACCAGGACCTGGACTTGTAAACCCGTAAACTTTATGTAAATGACTGACGTTTGTCCTCTGTTCTTTGGCTTCTGTTCTTAGGAATCAATTCAGCTGGTGCACTTGCTATTTGAAAGTTGTAACATAAAGAATATTACATTGCTGGCTCATTATTTTGTGGATGAAACTAAAGTGTCAGCATGAGAGGATAATTTTTGTCTAATCAAAATATTGTTAAGTATCTGTCTTCATTAAGAGATTTTATGGAATTTATGAAAGACAGTGAGTTCAAAACATTCATAAGGAATGACATACACAGCTcaatttaaaagaatagaaaatgagACAAGAATAATAGATTTATGTgttttggttacttttctattgctgtgataaaacaacccCAATGCACTGCGAAGCTGTCCATCTTGGGCTAGCTGACAGGGTACATTCCAGAGAGGAGTAACTTCCTCATACTTTATAAGTTAAAAACAAGTCTGTTTTTACTGGCCTTTGCAGGACAGAAAATTATACTCTAAACAAAATGGCCACTATTGGAATCTAAACTTTAGAGCTGAGAGACATAAGGACGTATTTGCTTGGAAAGATAAGTACATGAATTAATATGGGATTTATGTCGAAAATATCACTGTCATCACCCATATCagtgaaaataagaaaactaaatcaaagaaaagcaaagaattcAATCAGGTGCCTTCTGGAAACTAATCATGTACATTTTCATATTTCAGAAATGTCTTATTATACATAGAGACAGTCCATGGAGGTCGTCATTTGTGTTCTTCAAAGTGGACTTCGCTGGTACACACCTGAGGTCAAAAGATGATTTGGAGTGAATTCATCCATCGAGTAATCTTCTTTTCTCTTATTGGGCTTGGAATCTTAGGAAACATCCTTATATTTGTGagacatgtacatacatttatCATGGGCTCTGAGAAAAAGCCTGTGGACCTTATCTTCATTCAGCTGGCGTTTTCAAACATAATCATTATCTGTACTTCAGGGGTCAGGTATATAGTCACAGAACTTGAGGTCAAAAATGTTGTGGGCGATGCAAGCTGTAAAACTGTGGTTTATATGGGAAGGGTGGCCCGGGGCCTCTCCATCTGTACTACATGTCTCCTCAGCATGGTCCAGGCTGTCACCATCAGTCCTAGAACTTCCTTGTGGAGAAAGCTCAAACCACAGACAATGTGGCAagttcttccctgtctcctcctcctttggATCTTTAATGTTCTCATAAGCTCCAATTTGCTTCATCTTATCACAGCAGGCAGCAGTTTGAATAGATCTAGAGCTGGTGTGCATGACATGTATTGTTATATGCTGCCATCTAGGTACATAGTTAAGtggtttttcctctctctcatggCTCTTCGTGATGTCATCTTTCAGAGTCTCATGGGCTGGAGCAGTGGGTACATGGCTGTCCACCTGTATAAACATCACAAGAGTGTTCTCTACCTTCACAGCTCCAGGTTTGCAAATAGTGCCAGTCCAGAAATCAGAGCAACATGGAGTGTTCTCATTCTTATGACCTGTTTCCTCTTCTATTACTTGGGGGACTTCATTTTATCCTTCTATGTTGGTTCTGTCTTGACTCTTGACTCCATGATactaagtattaaaatatttctagtaaTTGGCTATGCTGCTCTAAGCCCCTTTGTCCTGCTAATAAAGGATTTCCATCTGATTAGTTGCTGACACACTCATTGGGGAGTGGAGGAAACAGCTTTCTATAACTACCCCTCTAGTAATTAAAGGTTTATCATTTACTTAGACTTTAcacagaaaaatttttttttccagcacgATTGCTATTGCTTTTTGAGAGTAGAATGTCGGACTGGGTGTTTGGGAATCAAAGGCTAAGAAATTTGACCAAAGTGCTGTGAGAAAAAGTAAGAAGGATCACTAAACACCACAAACTGTGACCTGAACAAAGGCCAGAAGGAAGATTAAGGAGCAATCCAGGACCTCCTGCAGTGCACATGGAGTGATACAAGGCATCCTACACCTACAGTTACTTAGACCAATAGCAACAACAACGTTCTGGGGGTGGTGATGtatttctttaattcctttaatTCACAAGTCAGGTGGATTTCAGTGAGGTCAAAGTTTTCAAAGCTAGCTTGTTTTACATACAAAATTTCAGGCTAGTCAAGgcatacaaaaaaaaagatgaaagagaaaaactcaaaagATACTTATGTGATGGCTAGTATTACATTTATAGATAACTTTgtgtttaaaactttaaaatctttGTTCATAAGAAAACTATAAAGCAAAATTAGACTTCCAAATGGTAACGGCTGCTAAgggttagttttttatttttatttatgtattttttttaaaacctgctgttttttaaaaacctgCTGTTTCTGCTTCTATAAATGTAATTGCTTGTCTTGCAGGTAAGGACTGTCGGCACATAAACAGAATGTGCCTTTATAAACTCCTGACTGAGGTGGCTCAGCCTTGCATTAAGGCATCTGAGTCCTGGATAGGCCTGGTATTGGTATACGAACAAAAGCCTCCTCTTGGTTGAAATTTATTCACGGTCAGACTGATAGATCTCCCAATGACCCAGCCCTAACGTAA contains:
- the LOC116082095 gene encoding putative vomeronasal receptor-like protein 4; the encoded protein is MIWSEFIHRVIFFSLIGLGILGNILIFVRHVHTFIMGSEKKPVDLIFIQLAFSNIIIICTSGVRYIVTELEVKNVVGDASCKTVVYMGRVARGLSICTTCLLSMVQAVTISPRTSLWRKLKPQTMWQVLPCLLLLWIFNVLISSNLLHLITAGSSLNRSRAGVHDMYCYMLPSRYIVKWFFLSLMALRDVIFQSLMGWSSGYMAVHLYKHHKSVLYLHSSRFANSASPEIRATWSVLILMTCFLFYYLGDFILSFYVGSVLTLDSMILSIKIFLVIGYAALSPFVLLIKDFHLISC